The Ascaphus truei isolate aAscTru1 unplaced genomic scaffold, aAscTru1.hap1 HAP1_SCAFFOLD_457, whole genome shotgun sequence genome includes the window TCCTGCTTTGAGGAGCACGAATTTCTTGTATAACAGCGCCACCCTGTGGTATTTGTGCGAACTACAGATACATTGTATGAGATTCTTGGCGCTTTTCTGCTGTTCTCTGGTCAGATCAATAGCTTTAAAACTAAAACAAACCAATAAATACAACtgtaaataaaactaaaaataacAGAATATTTCGTTGCATTTGGTGCTTACCCTTTTATCCCGAATGCAGAGTAAATATGAGCATTATAGCTTTTACACGGATAAGGTGGGTGGCTCTtagaagagcctttgtgtttgtgGGTCAGTGATGAGATCAGGGTTACTTGGCGCTAGTGTACTTGGTGACAGCCTTGGTGCCCTCGGACACTGCGTGCTTGGCCAGCTCTCCCGGCAGCAGCAGGCGCACGGCGGTCTGGATCTCCCGGGAAGTGATGGTGGAGCGTTTGTTGTAATGAGCCAGACGGGAGGCTTCTCCTGCGATGCGCTCGAAGATATCGTTCACAAAGGAGTTCATGATGCCCATGGCCTTGGAGGAGATGCCGGTGTCAGGGTGAACCTGCTTCAGCACCTTGTACACGTAGATAGCGTAACTCTCCTTCCTGGTCTTCCTACGCttcttcccatccttcttctGGGTCTTGGTCACGGCTTTCTTAGAGCCCTTCTTGGCAGCTGGCGCTGACTTGGCAGCTGGCGCTGACTTGGCTGGTTCAGGCATATTGAGCGATGCTTCCTCCTTCAGCTACAAACAGACAATGtctaactcctcccccagcagctcTATTTATAGGCTTCCTATGCAAATGAGCAGCTGCAGTCTTCTGTTCTTGTATTGGCTGACTTCATCATGTGACTGTTTATGACAGCATCAGATTCATTTAAACTAAGATGATTGGTAGTTACAGGATTCTGGAACTGATTGGCTGATTTGAAGACTGACCAATGACAGAGGAGTTACGATGCACCATAAAGGTATAAATAAGGGCACAGGGGGCGGGGTTTGTTATTTCTTTTGCTGTTACAGCTGTGGTCAGATTAATAGGAATGTCTGGAAGAGGCAAACAGAGCGGGAAAGCGCGCGCTAAAGCCAAGACTCGCTCTTCTCGGGCTGGGCTGCAGTTCCCAGTCGGCCGTGTGCACAGACTTCTTCGGAAGGGTAATTATGCTCAACGTGTGGGAGCCGGAGCCCCGGTCTATCTGGCCGCAGTGCTCGAGTACCTGACTGCGGAGATCCTGGAGTTGGCCGGTAACGCCGCCCGGGATAATAAGAAGTCCCGCATCATCCCCCGGCACCTGCAGCTCGCTGTGCGTAACGATGAGGAGCTGAACCGGCTGCTCGGAGGGGTCACCATCGCTCAGGGGGGTGTTCTGCCCAACATCCAGGCCGTGCTGCTGCCCAAGAAAACCGAGAGCCACAAACCGGCCAAGAGCAAGTGAGCTGAATACCCGAGACCAGGAGCAGAGATCCCCACATAcccaacacaaaggctcttttcagaGCCACCCACAATATCGAGAAAGACGAatcatttcatatttactgcagcGATATATATTTCTACCTAAATATGAGTAAGTCTTTTAATTGTTACTGATATTAAATTAAACATTAAAGAATGTGTATAAAAATAAAGTACATATATCGATCGCCTCTTGTTAGTGCTGTAATTGTGAAAATCCGGTATGATTTTGCTATATCTGCAGAAGATAAACACAAAGCAGTCACTTGCAAACCGATATTTACTTTCACTAATTATACAGGTTTGGGTTCAGTTACACTTTTATAGATCTGTAAATCGTGGAAAGAAACATGTGTTCCATACCATAACGACACTAACTTTTCACGGGGACCTACATTTTTTCACCGACTTTATTTCCAGGAAAGTATAAAGCTCCACAAAGTCAGTGACCAGATTGTGAAGCATTTCTCTTGCTTTAGAACaatcattatataaaaaaaaaagtctatttgcagGTCAACCTCTATAAATTAAAGCAAAGTTGTGTAGCACGGATAATGCAAAGTATAAAATTAATATCTTTATATTTGTGAACAAACAAAAAGGCGCCAAAGCATTCAATTTAAACAAAAAGCAAGTAATTGGAACAATACACCACACGGTGGCGCTGTTGGATTAGAAATCGATATCGGCATTACTTGGATTATAATGCtattaattgtttttaaatcGGACACGAGTCAGCAAGGCATGAAGCTGTGTTATAGTGAACACACCCACATTTTGTTAACTCATTAAAGCAAAGGAAGTGAGATGAGATTAAATGTATGCGAAAACAATAAAACATGTATTCGGCTAACGATGTTTAATGATTGCCCACAAACATGCAAAAGGCATACAATAATTAATTGGGACTTGTTCGAAAACAGTATAAAGATTATAATGAAAGATTCAATAACCAAATAACTGCACAAATAATAATTACATCTGTTCTTCAAAATAAACAGCACATGGTTGAAATTTTGGTGTTAAaattactgtttttttttcttgagtTGCTTATTTTCCACAAGAAACATTCAAATGGTTGTCAGTATTAATAAGGTAAaatggaggcagcaggaaggttTCAATGGGATTTAAAAGAATGTGTAGAAATGGGTATTTTGTATAATGGAACAATCTGACTTCCCAAACTTTGGACCAAAGCCCTGAGAATCTTAAATTAAATCTCTTGAGCAAGAACAATAATCATACTTTTTTGTGCTAATAGTATACTCAGTGCTATAAACCAAAATGTAACATGCAGAACAAGTCCCTGGTGTGAATGTGTTTAATCCCAAGGGACTGGTAAACTGCAGAAACATGTCCAAAGTCCCACAGATCTCTGGAATAACATTATAGTATCAGATAACCATCTTAATGATACGTAAACATATTCTTGTACTTACACATATGTGAAGagtttaaaatgtgtgtgtatatacagtgcttgacaaatcacccaaaaatctactcgacgaaccaaaaaaatctactcgccacctagtcccgccaccaaccccgctttaaaataaaatatatacatttaataaattcctagtaagagaCAACACAACACAGTAGGCGAACCACACCGCTCACTTGATCAATAATAATTAGAGTTTTCCTCTTTTTCTAGTTAGTTTAAGACATAAATGGGTGCTGCCTATGTACTTAGTGCtaatagtattaacaattgaatgaaggtATAACAGCCCAGCTCTAACATCGCTGGCAAGTATTACTAGGGAAAACCTATTCTAGTGATACATATGACATATGTTACAATGTAACCATTCCAAATTGTTGCGCCGGATACTTAGCTACAAATGCTGCCAATCTTAGCCCTCAGAACTTCATAAGCAACGACGCGCGGTATGAGTCTCAGCAGTGACTGAGTCAGTCACACCACGTGTCGTGCCTGGGGGTACCTGGTattttacctgatccgcagtccctcaatgtccaggtaccctcattcccgcaatgttatacattggaggggatgtgttccctacctgtcttctgggttaggggagattccgatatcttccgtgtgaagcttgagtcagatctggaagaaagcagtataggttattttggtgtagtacagggcagttaagatatatagggtaaataagatatccagatccagagtgtgagagagtgtgggtgacagagagagagagagagtgtgggggagagagagtgtgtgggggggagagagagagtgtgtgtgtgggggggagagagagagagagtgtgtgtgtgggggggagagagagagagtgtggggggagagagagagagtgtggggggagagagagagtgtggggagagagagagagagagagagagagagagagagagagagagagagagagagagagagagagagagagagagtatggggaagagggagagggagagagtgtgggagagagagagtgtgggggagggagagatagagtgggggagggagagatagtgtgggggagagagagtgtgggagagagagagtgtgggagagagagagtgtggggagagagagagtgtgggggagagagagagtgtgggggagactcagaggggggagatacagaggggggagacacagaggggagagagggtgggtgacacacacacacacacacacagagggtgggtgatacacacacagagagagagagtgtgggtgactgactgggtgggtgactgactaggtgggtgactgactgactgggtgggtggctgactgactgactgggtgggtgactgactgggtgggtgactgactgagtgactgagtgactgactgactgggtgactgactgactggctgggtgggtgactgaatgattgggtgggtgggtgactgactgggtgggtgactgactgactgggtgggtaggtgactgactgactgggtaggtgactgactgactgggtgggtaggtgacgggctgactgggtgggtgggtaggtgactgactgactgggtgggtgggtaggtgactgactgactttaggtgactgactgactgggtgggtgggtaggtgaatgactgactgggtgggtgggtaggtgaatgactgactggctgggtaggtgactgactacttgtggtctctctctctctcttccacccccccctctctctccccccctgagaGGTGCTTTAAATATTGGTgggctgatgacatcactcaccCCGTTTTCCTCTATCTCCAGAGCAGATCTCTTTGGCTGGTGTCTCTTCTCGGGGTTCCCCTGAGCCGGTGTCAGCTCCGGAGGATCTGTCGGCAGGAACACAggcacctcaccctccctcacggagCAGTGTCTTCCATCTTGCTCCTGACTCTTCATGCAGCTGTTGGTAGCAttcatggggaggaggggggagaggggaggggaagaagggagggggaagccccctccacacacacacagtggagtaaggGGGGAAGCGCCAAGACTCGGCTCTCCAGCCTCCTCACCCCATCAGCTTCCCCCTCACAGTCCGCCCGCATCGAGCGGGCAAGCATGGGAACGggaaccaccaccaccaccaccccacccacgtGCACAGCCACGACCGcgcaacacaaccccccccccccccccccccgcgcccatctcccgcatccCAGGTGGCGTACACCCCAGGGCAGCATGCAGGGAtcggggacagggggggaggagatcatgggcaggagtgggaggagatcaggaaggggaggagattgggggaaggggctaacccatcGCTGCCTGCCGgacctcttccccgcgttaacccaatcagggagggggattatttatttatttatttaaaaaaaaaaaaaaaaaaaaacattttgcgtgagcaggggaattcatagagccgcagtacggctcgccagcggcctaaatccactcgccacgggcgtgtttTTATCATTAATtttcgaacactgtgtgtatatatatatatatatatatatatatatatatatatatatatatatatatatatatatatatatatatatatatatatatatatatatatatatatatatatatatatatatatatatatatatatatatatatatatatatatatatatatatatatatatatatatatatatatatatatatatatatatatatatatatatatatatatattatgctagGTCAGGGATGAGCAAACTTTCTGTGCTTGCGCGTCCCCCCCCTACCAAGTACCTTAATATCCAGCGTCATGacgcgtggggtcatgtgacgcatGTTGCTATAACGACGTGCACaacacatgaccctgcggcgtcattgtACGcttcgttgccatggcgacgcgtaacCGAAGAAAAGGTAGGAGATGTCCGCGCCCCCACAGAATAATCTTGTTCGCcccctgtgacggtgagggggtaaccaggctgaataataaatgttaagcccacttggttacccctgatccgtgtgtaaatgtcctagagtgtcagctcttggacccaactgtcatatatatatcactgagactgtgtagaaattatgcgacaattcagtattttctgtattttgccTTTCCCGGGATGCTGGAACAGCGGAGCTCGCGAGGCTGTGAGTTTAAGGGTGGGGGTTTGCAGACAATCTTCAATCAGATTGTTgctatgtagcagggttcccgaGTTATGGGACACCCCAGAGATCTACCCggaaatcaggtaagattcttggACACATTGAAGCGCAATGCTCcagcaaaatcctaccctggaaacgttcaaATAAAACGTCCGTGTATCAGACAGAGTTAGGGAGATCTTTTCAGAAACCCTCTGTCTGATACATGGACGTTTTATTTGCCCGCCTGtttgctgcaaagccttatttaaggctattgggactgtgcACTATACCTTAATCCAAGCTATCTGACGGAGCCAACAGAGCAATCGGTGCTGCTTCTGGGTTGTGACGTTACGGACCAAAGATCACGAGATCAGGAGGGTGAGGTTGAACAGTGCAACCAAGGGAGCCCCAATGTCATTGTACACAGCGTGCATCGTGAGAGAGGTTCCTTACATCATCAGCCCCTTTACTGCAGCTAAGAGATGGGATTTTATCCTGACATCATAAAGAATGATGATTGGAAAGTTGAATCGCAGAAGCCCAAAAAAATGCACCAACAGCTCACCAAGTGGAGGACTAAAAACGTTTaataaagactacataaaaaagaaaatagGACAAACAAAAAAACTGTTGGTGAGCTGTTGGTGCATTTTTTTGGGCTTCTGCAATTCAACTTTCCAATCATCATTCTTTATGCTGCTACCGCTTGATTGGAGTGACGCGCTGAGGATCTGAGGGTACGTGGGTGT containing:
- the LOC142484904 gene encoding histone H2B 1.1-like, whose amino-acid sequence is MPEPAKSAPAAKSAPAAKKGSKKAVTKTQKKDGKKRRKTRKESYAIYVYKVLKQVHPDTGISSKAMGIMNSFVNDIFERIAGEASRLAHYNKRSTITSREIQTAVRLLLPGELAKHAVSEGTKAVTKYTSAK
- the LOC142484896 gene encoding histone H2A type 2-B, coding for MSGRGKQSGKARAKAKTRSSRAGLQFPVGRVHRLLRKGNYAQRVGAGAPVYLAAVLEYLTAEILELAGNAARDNKKSRIIPRHLQLAVRNDEELNRLLGGVTIAQGGVLPNIQAVLLPKKTESHKPAKSK